GCCGCCCTCTTTGCCGCCTGCCCGGACCCGGACATTCTCGTCGCCAACAATGGCGGACCGCCGTTCCGCGATTTCCGCGAGCTCGACCGCCAGAAGATGATCGACGGCGTGGTCGGCAACATGGTGGTGCCGATCGAGCTCATTCAGAAGGCGATCGACCCGATGATCAAGAAGAAGTTCGGGCGCATCGTCAACATCACCTCGGGTTCGGTGAAGATGCCGATTGCCGGCCTCGACCTGTCGTCGGGGGCGCGCGCGGGCCTCACGGCCTTCCTCGCCGGCGTCGCCCGCTCGGTGGCGCAACACAATGTCACCATCAACTTCCTGTTGCCGGGACCGTTCGACACCGACCGCCTGCGCTCCAACAACGAGCAGACCGCCAAGAAGCAAGGCATCAGCGTCGAGCAGGCCGCAGCCGCCCGGGCGCAAACCGTACCGGCCAAGCGGATCGGCAATCCGGACGAGTTCGGCGCGGCCTGCGCCTTCCTGTGCTCGTCCCATGCCGGTTTCATCACCGGGCAAAACCTGTTGATGGACGGCGGAATCTTCCCAGGGGCGTTCTAGCTTGGCCACAGGGCCCTCCACACGCGGAAGAGAAACCGGGGTCCCGGGTCTGCGACGCATCACTTCGTGCTGCGTCGCGCCCGGGACACGTGCCGCCAGACTTGCTCCAAACCCAACAGCCAAGCATGATGCCGCATCACATCATCGTCCCAGCCAAACCACACACATCGAATAAGGGGGAACGCCCATGAAGCTCGTTCGCTATGGCGCCGCAGGCAAGGAAAAGCCCGGCATTCTCGACAAGAACGGCAAGATTCGCGACCTGTCGAAGATCGTCAAAGACATCGACGGAGAGGCGCTCTCGCCTGCCGGCCTCGCCAAGATCAAGAAAGCCAATATCGACAAGCTGCCGCTGGTGAAGGGCAATCCCCGCCTCGGCTCCTGCGTCGCCAAGCCCTCCAACTTCATCGCCATCGGCCTGAATTACGCCGACCACGCGGCCGAGGCCGGCATGAAGATTCCGCCGGAGCCGATCATCTTCAACAAGGCGCCGAGCTGCGTCTGCGGCCCGAACGACAACACCATCATCCCGAAGGATTCGACCAAGCTCGACTGGGAGATCGAACTCGGCATCATCATCGGCAGCCGCGGCCGCTATCTCTCCAAGGAGCGCGCGATGAGTGTGGTCGCGGGCTACTGCCTGTCGAACGACGTCTCCGAGCGCGTGTTCCAGATCGAGCGCGCCGGCCAGTGGACCAAGGGCAAGGGCTGCGAGAGCTTCGGCCCGCTCGGCCCCTGGATGGTGACCAAGGACGAGATCAAGGATCCGCAGAACCTCGAAATGGAGCTCACCGTCAACGGCGAGGTCCGGCAGAAGGGCAACACCAAGACGATGATCTTCGGCGTCGCCCATCTGGTGTGGGCCTGCTCGCAGTATTTCATCCTGGAGCCCGGCGACGTCATCATCACCGGCACGCCGCCCGGCGTCGGCCTCGGCATGAAACCCGAGCCGAAGTTCCTCAAGGCGGGCGACGTCGTGCACCTGAGGATGGACAAGGTCGGCGAGCAGACCCAGAAGGTCGTCAAGGGCAAGTACTGAGCACAGCACCATAAGACAAAGGCGAAGCCCCGGGCTGACAGCCCGGGGCTTCGTGTTTCAGGCTCTTCGTTTCGCGGTCCGATCGCTTAGTAGCGGCGGAAGATCGGGCCGGAGAATCTGTGATTGATGCCGGCGCGGACGATGTTCTCCGTGAAGCTGACATTGCCGGCGACAGGGCCTGGCGCACAGGAGGCGCCGCAGTTGAATCGGCCGAGATCGGCGTAAAGGTATTCGATCTTGGCCGACCAGTTGCCGAGGAAGGCGTATTCAATTCCAGCGCCGACCGTCCAGCCGACCATCGTGTCGCTTGCGCCCGGCACCGCCGGATTGGAGAGTGACGCCTTGACGTGACCGAAGGCGGCGCCGCCGGTGATGTAGGGCAGCCAGCGGTCAAGGGCCAAGCCGACGCGACCGCGGGCGGTGGCAAACCAGGTGTTCTTGGTCTCGCAGGAGAAGGCACCGCAAGCGGCGCTCGCGCTTACATCCGCCCAATCGAAGTCACCCTCGAGACCCCAGACGAAAGCGCCGGTCTGATAGTTGTAGCCAAGCGTGCCGCCGGCCATCCAGCCTTTCGGCTCCGACGAAACGATCGGCAAGTCCCAATTCGAAGTGCCCCAGCCGTAGCCGCCGTTGATGCCAGCATAGATGCCGGTCCAATTGTAGTAGGACACCACCGTGCGCGGCGCCTTGTCGACCGGACGCAGAAGGTCCGCTGCCTGCGCTGAGAATGAGAATGTGGTTGCCAGCAAGCCCAGTGCGGCAAGGCCCGCCCTGAATTTCATTGTCGCCTCCCATCCGTACAACGTGGATTGCTGATCGCAGCCGGCAATCACCCAACGTGCCGTGCGCGAGCTCACGCTTCGACCGGGTCACATTCGACTTGGGAACAACTGGAGTAGCGCCACGCAGGCGACAGTGCGGTCGCCTGAACGTTGGACTGCCGGGGAAAGGTCCGCAGCGCCAAACGAATCAGCGGGACTCGCTATCTGCAGATTAAGGAACCGCCGAATGCAATCAAGCGCCACACGTTGTGCCCAGCTTTTTAGGAAACCAACGCCGCCAAGCGTGGCGCAACCGCAACAGATTCAAACGGCAAAGCAAAAGCCCCGGGCCGGAGCCCGGGGCTTGGGAGTGCTTGGACGTTCTGTCCGCGAACAGCTTTCGGGAGAGCTATAGGGCTCTCAGTAGCGCGAGAAGATCGGGCCGCTGAACTTGTAGTTCAGGCCGGCGCGGATGATGTTCTGCGTGAAGCTGACGTTGTCGTTGAGGGCGAACCCGCAAGACGTGCCGCCGCAATTGTTGAACGTCCCGAGATCGGCATAGAGATATTCGACCTTGGCAGTCCAGTTGCCGAGGAAAGCGTATTCAATGCCAGCGCCGACAGTCCAGCCCGTCAGGGTGTCAGACCCGCCCACCGCCAGCGGGTTGTCGCTCGCCGCCCTCACGCGACCGAAGGCCGCGCCGCCGGTCACATACGGCAGCCAGCGATCGAACGCATAGCCGAGACGGCCACGGGCGGTTGCGAACCAGCTTTCCTTGGTCTGGCAGATGAAAGCGCCGCAGGCGGCGGTGGTGCTCACGTCGGCCCAGTCAAAGTCGCCTTCGAGACCATAGACGATCGCGCCGCTCTGCCAGTTGTATCCGACCGTGCCGCCAGCCATCCAGCCCTTGGGCGACGCCGAAACGAGCGGCAAATCCCAATTCGTGTCGCCCCAGCTATAGCCGCCGTTCACGCCGGCGTAGAAGCCGGTCCAGTTGTAGTAGGACACCACCGAGCGCGGCGGCGCCTTGTAGTAGCTCCTGAGCGGCATGTCCGCCGCCTTGGCGGCGAACGGAGTGACGAGCAGCGCCAGCGTCGCGATGCCCATCTTGGTGAACCTTGAAATCATAAAAGCCCTCTCCCCTAGGGGTTGGATTGCGGTCGCATCGAGTTGAGTGATCGCGCAACGTGCGCCCGCGCGCCTGCAACGATCCCACGCCGTCACACTTGAACTGAGAGCCGGACATCACATGACAGGCTTCGGTACGAAGGCGCGGATGGCCAACGCCGGCTTTTGGCCGAAGCGCTTCGGTTAACGAATTTGACCAGCTATGGTTAACGGCTGGTAAACTCCGCGGCATTTCGGTGATTTGGCCAAGAAAAAGCCTCGGGTCTTACCGCCCGAGGCTCTCTAACCCTTTGGCCGGGCAGGCTTTCCCGCCGACCCTAAATGTCACGCGCCTCGAGCACCGACTTGAGCGAAATCTTCGACCAGGCGCCGGCACGCTCACGGAACGCCGTATACGAATCATAAACCTTGCGAGTCGCGGCGTTGCGGCCGCCGAGTTCGCTCAAGACCTCAGTGCTGGTGCTACGGGCCGCCGCGATCACCTCCTGCGGAAACGCGCGAAGCTGCACGCTGTGCTGGCCCGTCAGCGCCGACAGCGCTTCGGTGTTGAGGCGCTCCATCTCGGACAACGCAAAGTTTGCTTCGGTGGCGCAGGCATGCGCGACGATGGCCTTGAGCTCGGCATCGAGCGCGTTCCAGGCGTTGAGCGAGACGATGCACTCGCCGGTGCCGTTCGGTTTGTTGAAGCCCGGATAGTAGTAGAACGGCGCCACGCGATAGAGCCCGAGCGCGATATCGGTGCCGGGACCGACGAATTCCACCGCATCGATCACGCCCGATTGCAGGCTCGTGAGAATCTCGGCGGGCGGCGTGGTTTGCGGCGTGGCGCCGAGGCGGCGATAGACTTCGCCGCCGAGGCCGAGCGAGCGGACCTTCATGCCGCCCAAGTCGGCGCGGCCCTTCACCTCATGGCGAAACCAGCCACCCATGCAAACGCCGGTGTTGCCGCCCATGAAGGGCTTCACACCGAACGGCGCGTAAAGCTCATCCCACAGCGCCTGACCGCCGCCGGCATCGACCCAGGCGACGTGCTCGCCCGGCGTGAGTCCGAACGGCACGGTGGTGTAGAACGCGGCGGCCGGCATCTTGCCCTGCCAGTAGAACGAAGCGGTGTGGCCGATCTCGGCAACGCCGCCGCCGACCGCGTCGAGCACCTCGAAGGCCGGCACGATCTCGCCCGCGGCATGCACCGAAATGTCGAGCTTGCCGCCGGAGAGGGTGCGGATGCGCTCGGCGACACGTTCCGCCGACATGCCGGGACCGGGCAAACGCTTCGGCCACGACGTCACCATGCGCCAGCGCTTGGCCTGTGCGAGCGCCAGCGAGGGTGCGGCGAGTGCGCCCGCGGCGGCACCTCCGGCAACCCGGGCGAGCTTTCGTCGCGTGATGTTCGGCATGGGTGGCTCCCTGTTCGTGGTTCGCGAGAGACGCTCACCACCAGCGATAGAAATGATGCACCGGGCCGTGGCCCGCGCCGATCGCAAGGCGATCGGACGCAGCGATCGCGCTCGCGACATAAATTTTCGCAGCGCGTGCCGCGTCGGCGAGCGTCATGCCTTTGGCGAGGCCCGCCGCAATCGCCGACGACAGCGTGCAGCCGGTGCCG
The Rhodoplanes sp. Z2-YC6860 genome window above contains:
- a CDS encoding outer membrane protein; translation: MKFRAGLAALGLLATTFSFSAQAADLLRPVDKAPRTVVSYYNWTGIYAGINGGYGWGTSNWDLPIVSSEPKGWMAGGTLGYNYQTGAFVWGLEGDFDWADVSASAACGAFSCETKNTWFATARGRVGLALDRWLPYITGGAAFGHVKASLSNPAVPGASDTMVGWTVGAGIEYAFLGNWSAKIEYLYADLGRFNCGASCAPGPVAGNVSFTENIVRAGINHRFSGPIFRRY
- a CDS encoding fumarylacetoacetate hydrolase family protein; the protein is MKLVRYGAAGKEKPGILDKNGKIRDLSKIVKDIDGEALSPAGLAKIKKANIDKLPLVKGNPRLGSCVAKPSNFIAIGLNYADHAAEAGMKIPPEPIIFNKAPSCVCGPNDNTIIPKDSTKLDWEIELGIIIGSRGRYLSKERAMSVVAGYCLSNDVSERVFQIERAGQWTKGKGCESFGPLGPWMVTKDEIKDPQNLEMELTVNGEVRQKGNTKTMIFGVAHLVWACSQYFILEPGDVIITGTPPGVGLGMKPEPKFLKAGDVVHLRMDKVGEQTQKVVKGKY
- a CDS encoding outer membrane protein: MISRFTKMGIATLALLVTPFAAKAADMPLRSYYKAPPRSVVSYYNWTGFYAGVNGGYSWGDTNWDLPLVSASPKGWMAGGTVGYNWQSGAIVYGLEGDFDWADVSTTAACGAFICQTKESWFATARGRLGYAFDRWLPYVTGGAAFGRVRAASDNPLAVGGSDTLTGWTVGAGIEYAFLGNWTAKVEYLYADLGTFNNCGGTSCGFALNDNVSFTQNIIRAGLNYKFSGPIFSRY
- a CDS encoding SDR family oxidoreductase; the encoded protein is MDLGIAGRKAIVCASSRGLGRACAMRLAEAGCEVVINGLDPARLEATAAEIRAKTGSKVTAVAANVATPEGQAALFAACPDPDILVANNGGPPFRDFRELDRQKMIDGVVGNMVVPIELIQKAIDPMIKKKFGRIVNITSGSVKMPIAGLDLSSGARAGLTAFLAGVARSVAQHNVTINFLLPGPFDTDRLRSNNEQTAKKQGISVEQAAAARAQTVPAKRIGNPDEFGAACAFLCSSHAGFITGQNLLMDGGIFPGAF
- a CDS encoding TRAP transporter substrate-binding protein, translating into MPNITRRKLARVAGGAAAGALAAPSLALAQAKRWRMVTSWPKRLPGPGMSAERVAERIRTLSGGKLDISVHAAGEIVPAFEVLDAVGGGVAEIGHTASFYWQGKMPAAAFYTTVPFGLTPGEHVAWVDAGGGQALWDELYAPFGVKPFMGGNTGVCMGGWFRHEVKGRADLGGMKVRSLGLGGEVYRRLGATPQTTPPAEILTSLQSGVIDAVEFVGPGTDIALGLYRVAPFYYYPGFNKPNGTGECIVSLNAWNALDAELKAIVAHACATEANFALSEMERLNTEALSALTGQHSVQLRAFPQEVIAAARSTSTEVLSELGGRNAATRKVYDSYTAFRERAGAWSKISLKSVLEARDI